The Watersipora subatra chromosome 1, tzWatSuba1.1, whole genome shotgun sequence genome has a window encoding:
- the LOC137393055 gene encoding hypoxia up-regulated protein 1-like, protein MGQAGVFSIGVQLLLIFMAVSHTASLAVMSIDLGNEFMKIGLVKPGVPMEIVLNTESSRKTSMVVAMRQGGDREFANAAMNTATRFPSSAYIYLRELLAKNTSNPVVQQFYKRFPYYKMEDDTERATITFEHPDGTKYSVEELLAMVMESAKRYASVFAEQKVSDAVILCPAHFNQAERRALKRSAELAGIKVLQLMNNHAAVALNYGIFRRKEFNSTAQNYMFFDMGSTSTTVSIVSYQVVKMKVGSVVETNPQVTVRGVGFDRSLGALEITIRLRDHLAKQFNGVKKSANDVLKNPRSMAKLHKEAERVKKILSANADTYAQVENLMDDEDFKVKVTRKELESMSADIFERIAAPVQQALQGSEITMAEINEVILMGGATRIPKVQEMLLKTVRRKELGKSINTDEAAALGAVYQAAYLSTGFRVKTFAVKDANVYPIQVQFERAVMDEDGTDTTRSVKRTLFSRFNPYPQKKVMTFNKHTDDFNFDVNYGDISFLSSFDHQAFGKESLSMVELEGVKEQLDKHVDNFTESKGVKAHFVMDESGLLLLDNVEIVFERKPNPASEETTFSKLSSTISNFFGSSSSETSEEKDSSEGTDEKVASDSSDSEHRDDPSEDKKVEDVEKDNSNINKEEDNEQPSAEKAKEKEADGSSGEASEQTNTTADTKLDTKDNATASNATKAETKPVTIKRSISSKIKVLDSQQPDSEHIKASREMLIELTKKDEEKMKLAAVKNNLESFSYEVKNKLYEEEFELCSTEEEREEIREKLTLIIDWYDESPFDTPLKDFEDKLAEAKKLVKFLYERVAGHRDRPQAMDALKSTLNHTKYMLASMKNYSLIAPDGDGPFTQVELATLEKIYNESKEWMETMKAEQKGKLPTETPAFNKEDVAIKIAALDREIKYLLNKAKLWTPKKPPTLNNSTKSNTTKTKNRNATSPDSPEGDAGYEKTIDIPEPEEAQSKPLEEPPTEDEPASSEAEKSPRHEPVEPVETDEEETLQLDDVSSNSEDHHKEL, encoded by the exons ATGGGCCAAGCGGGAGTGTTTAGCATCGGAGTGCAATTATTACTGATATTCATGGCAGTATCTCACACTG CTTCACTTGCTGTCATGTCTATTGATCTTggcaatgaatttatgaagATAGGACTGGTCAAACCGGGAGTGCCTATGGAAATTGTTTTAAATAC AGAATCGTCAAGAAAAACCTCCATGGTAGTGGCTATGAGACAGGGTGGAGACAGAGAGTTTGCCAATGCTGCGATGAATACG GCCACCCGGTTTCCATCTTCTGCATATATCTATTTGAGAGAGCTGCTTGCAAAGAATACTAGTAATCCAGTTGTACAGCAGTTTTATAAAAGATTTCCTTATTACAAAATGGAGGATGATACAGAACGTGCTACAATCACTTTTGAGCATCCTGA TGGCACCAAGTACTCTGTCGAGGAACTCCTCGCTATGGTAATGGAGTCTGCCAAGCGTTACGCCTCCGTATTTGCTGAGCAAAAGGTTTCCGACGCAGTGATTCTCTGTCCAGCTCACTTCAATCAAGCTGAGAGAAGAGCCTTAAAGAGGTCAGCTGAACTTGCTGGCATAAAAGTGCTTCAGCTCATGAATAACCATGCTGCCG TTGCTCTTAACTATGGGATATTCAGACGTAAAGAGTTTAACAGTACCGCCCAAAATTATATGTTCTTTGATATGGGATCAACAAGCACAACTGTGTCCATCGTCAGTTACCAG GTGGTAAAGATGAAGGTTGGTTCGGTTGTGGAGACCAACCCTCAAGTCACAGTTAGGGGAGTTGGCTTTGACCGTAGCCTTGGTGCTTTGGAGATTACTATTAGGCTTAGGGACCACCTGGCGAAACAATTCAATGGAGTAAAAAAGTCAGCCAATGATGTGCTGAAGAACCCGAGATCCATGGCTAAACTACACAAAGAAGCAGAGAGGGTGAAGAAGATTCTCAGCGCTAACGCGGATACATATGCTCAA GTAGAAAATCTTATGGATGATGAAGACTTCAAGGTAAAGGTGACAAGAAAAGAATTAGAATCTATGTCTGCTGACATCTTTGAAAGAATTGCTGCACCAGTTCAACAGGCTCTGCAAGGATCTGAGATTACTATG GCTGAGATAAATGAAGTCATACTTATGGGAGGCGCTACACGTATTCCTAAAGTTCAGGAAATGTTGCTCAAGACTGTGCGTCGCAAGGAGCTTGGCAAGAGCATCAACACTGATGAGGCGGCTGCCTTAGGTGCCGTTTACCAAGCTGCTTACCTTAGCACTGGCTTCAGGGTGAAAACCTTCGCGGTTAAAGATGCTAATGTTTACCCAATTCAG GTTCAGTTTGAAAGAGCGGTGATGGATGAAGATGGAACAGACACAACCAGGTCTGTGAAGAGAACTCTTTTTTCCAGGTTTAATCCATATCCGCAGAAGAAGGTCATGACCTTTAATAAGCACACAGATGACTTCAACTTTGATGTCAACTATGGGGATATATCCTTCCTCTCTTCTTTTGATCATCA AGCATTTGGAAAGGAATCTTTGAGTATGGTGGAGTTGGAGGGTGTTAAAGAGCAGCTAGACAAACATGTCGATAACTTCACGGAGAGTAAAGGCGTTAAGGCCCACTTTGTTATGGATGAAAGTGGCTTGCTGCTTCTTGACAAT GTTGAAATTGTATTTGAACGAAAGCCCAATCCAGCTTCAGAAGAAACAACTTTTTCGA AGTTGAGCAGTACTATCAGCAATTTTTTTGGCTCTTCAAGTTCTGAAACATCTGAGGAAAAG gATTCTTCTGAAGGAACAGATGAAAAGGTTGCATCTGACAGCAGTGACTCTGAGCATCGGGATGATCCAAGTGAGGATAAAAAAGTTGAAGATGTAGAGAAGGACAACTCTAATATTAACAAAGAAGAAGACAATGAACAACCTAGCGCTGAGAAGGCGAAGGAGAAGGAAGCAGATGGGAGTAGCGGGGAAGCTAGTGAACAAACAAATACCACAGCAGATACAAAG CTTGATACGAAGGATAACGCAACGGCCTCCAATGCCACAAAAGCCGAGACGAAACCAGTGACTATTAAGCGGAGCATCAGCTCTAAAATCAAAGTATTGGACAGTCAGCAGCCTGACTCGGAACACATCAAAGCATCTCGGGAAAT GTTGATAGAACTCACAAAGAAGGATGAGGAAAAGATGAAGTTGGCTGCTGTGAAAAACAATCTCGAGTCCTTCAGTTATGAGGTTAAAAATAAGTTGTATGAAGAGGAGTTCGAGCTGTGTTCAACAGAAGAGGAACGGGAAGAGATCAGAGAGAAGCTAACTCTTATTATTGACTGGTATGACGAGTCACCTTTTGACACTCCCTTGAAG GACTTTGAAGACAAGCTGGCTGAAGCAAAGAAGCTGGTTAAGTTTCTGTATGAGAGAGTGGCCGGGCACAGAGACCGCCCCCAGGCCATGGATGCTCTCAAGTCTACACTCAATCACACCAAGTACATGCTGGCCAGCATGAAAAACTATTCCTTGATCGCTCCAGATGGAGATGGGCCATTCACACAAGTGGAGCTGGCTACACTAGAGAAAATATATAATG AGTCAAAGGAATGGATGGAGACCATGAAGGCTGAACAGAAGGGAAAGTTGCCGACTGAAACACCAGCTTTTAATAAAGAAGATGTGGCGATAAAAATAGCTGCTTTAGACAGAGAGATAAAGTACCTTCTTAATAAAGCTAAATTGTGGACTCCGAAAAAGCCACCAACCCTGAATAATTCTACCAAGTCTAATActactaaaacaaaaaatagaaacGCTACAAGTCCCGACAGCCCTGAGGGTGATGCCGGATATGAGAAAACAATAGATATTCCTG AGCCTGAGGAGGCGCAAAGCAAACCTCTCGAGGAACCGCCCACTGAAGATGAACCAGCTTCGAGCGAAGCTGAGAAAAGCCCACGTCACGAGCCAGTAGAACCAGTTGAAACTGATGAGGAGGAAACCCTGCAGTTAGATGATG TTAGTAGCAACTCTGAAGATCACCATAAAGAACTGTAG
- the LOC137391047 gene encoding uncharacterized protein, whose protein sequence is MSHYHDSLFPCRCSEMLYLFITLCLAIGSVLGNVYVPLKYNMVSGSVIIHPHDTQVVMAHTGCDSLKKVAIEVCASLPHNWAWKDNGGFVYLSVFNMSSTGNLSLAINSTGRPGTIKTPEPCVVIREWPGGDMYVRVDSNNYAPVSYVLSAKVMTTAASKKHVMPKQQRRTPQFPLEPQDSPIIMSASAILEQSLILEFEDSEVLELDLCINADINPTSMLTSIIAKTGTVIHYVCRDVPCSPDSPYVICSSASPMPIETCVAPLQAGQKKAYVYIGATGGSLSGNNNLKNSKIEVCAELPHNWAWSENGGFVYLSIFNASELTKNLSLAIAKTGNPASGIIPRPCTSIVAWPGGNMYIRVDASNYAPVTYVLSAQVESSSRNLQLRNIHTNFKKGDADAEMVATANIEESMQLEYGETAVLELDICVGPDIMQPTLKTSIIAKAGTLIHYVCTDPACNPDSATVVCSSASPMPIETCLASFPAGQEKAYVYISATGGDLSVDQKYIAEFKFAAMLI, encoded by the exons ATGTCTCACTATCACGACTCACTATTTCCCTGTCGGTGCTCAGAGATGTTGTATCTATTTATAACTCTTTGCCTTGCCATAG GCAGCGTCCTAGGCAATGTCTATGTACCCCTAAAGTACAACATGGTGTCAGGGAGTGTCATAATTCATCCGCACGACACCCAGGTAGTCATGGCGCATACCGGCTGTGACAGCCTTAAAAAGGTAGCAATAGAGGTTTGCGCTTCATTGCCTCACAACTGGGCTTGGAAGGATAATGGTGGATTTGTCTATCTCTCGGTTTTCAATATGTCGTCAACAGGAAAT CTATCGTTGGCTATTAACTCAACAGGAAGGCCAGGCACAATAAAAACACCAGAACCATGTGTCGTTATCAGAGAGTGGCCAGGTGGCGACATGTATGTTCGGGTTGACTCCAACAATTACGCGCCTGTCAGTTATGTGTTGAGTGCCAAGGTCATGACTACAGCTGCTAGCAAAAAGCATGTGATGCCAAAG CAACAGCGGCGAACACCGCAATTTCCGTTAGAACCCCAAGACAGTCCTATCATCATGTCAGCTTCCGCCATCTTGGAGCAGTCTCTAATCCTTGAATTTGAAGACAGTGAAGTGCTCGAACTTGACCTCTGCATTAATGCAGACATCAATCCGACCAGTATGCTCACCTCAATCATTGCAAAGACTGGCACAGTGATCCATTATGTCTGTCGTGACGTACCATGCTCGCCCGATTCTCCGTACGTTATCTGTAGCTCTGCATCACCTATGCCCATTGAAACCTGCGTGGCTCCACTTCAAGCCGGACAGAAGAAGGCTTATGTTTATATAGGTGCAACTGGAGGCAGTCTTTCAGGCAACAA CAACCTCAAAAACTCCAAGATTGAGGTTTGCGCTGAGCTTCCTCACAACTGGGCCTGGAGCGAAAATGGTGGCTTTGTATATTTAAGCATTTTCAACGCATCTGAGTTGACAAAAAAT TTGTCACTGGCTATTGCCAAAACAGGCAACCCAGCATCTGGAATCATACCACGTCCATGCACTAGCATAGTGGCTTGGCCAGGTGGAAATATGTACATCCGTGTTGATGCCAGCAACTATGCTCCAGTCACCTATGTTTTGAGTGCGCAAGTCGAGAGCTCATCAAGG AACCTCCAACTAAGAAATATCcacacaaattttaaaaaaggagATGCTGATGCGGAAATGGTAGCGACAGCGAACATAGAGGAATCAATGCAACTCGAATATGGTGAAACTGCTGTTCTCGAACTGGATATCTGCGTTGGACCAGACATAATGCAACCAACTCTTAAAACAtctatcattgcaaaagctggCACATTAATACATTATGTGTGCACTGATCCTGCTTGCAATCCAGACTCAGCAACGGTTGTGTGTAGCTCAGCATCACCAATGCCTATTGAAACCTGCTTAGCAAGTTTTCCTGCTGGCCAAGAGAAAGCATATGTATACATCAGCGCAACTGGAGGAGATTTGTCAGTAGATCAGAAATATATAGCGGAGTTCAAATTTGCTGCAATGCTCATATAA